A genomic region of Anaerolineales bacterium contains the following coding sequences:
- a CDS encoding replication-relaxation family protein: MQVEQKRFERKVATPPMRFQVRDGEILAAIHKYDGVLAKRQIKALFWPQASLQAMERRLSLLYHTGYLNMPDFEQRRIHPISEPIVWLGWRGILFVASQLGIEVDPPKPVNENQLRRLEKRLREAGMRWQREPRWSQLAHDIAVNDFRRAVEQAADHWPSISLEEWIPEGDFLTNMDTITISESDKRRKGVRPDGFFILVDHLRQIDNSPAKARFLLELDNSTHPLNRFGRDKALSGLAYIRSSAYKKRFGFNSGRWLVVCKSGVRMRNLKAQTEKVLGRQASNFLFTTFNKVTSATVLNAPIWWRGGSSDLIALVGNIGVNR; the protein is encoded by the coding sequence ATGCAAGTTGAACAGAAACGCTTCGAAAGAAAAGTAGCAACGCCACCTATGCGCTTCCAAGTGCGTGATGGCGAAATTCTCGCCGCCATTCACAAATACGATGGTGTTCTTGCCAAGCGTCAAATCAAGGCGCTTTTCTGGCCTCAGGCAAGCCTACAAGCCATGGAACGGCGTCTGTCCTTGCTCTATCACACGGGCTATCTCAACATGCCGGATTTTGAGCAAAGACGCATTCATCCCATCTCTGAACCTATCGTCTGGCTTGGCTGGCGCGGCATTCTGTTTGTGGCCAGCCAGTTAGGCATCGAAGTTGACCCGCCAAAGCCCGTCAACGAAAACCAGCTGCGCCGACTTGAAAAGCGTTTGCGTGAGGCTGGTATGCGCTGGCAGCGCGAACCGCGCTGGAGCCAGTTAGCCCACGATATTGCCGTCAACGATTTTCGCCGGGCCGTCGAACAGGCGGCTGATCACTGGCCATCGATTTCCCTTGAGGAATGGATCCCCGAAGGTGACTTCCTCACCAATATGGACACGATCACGATTTCTGAAAGTGACAAGCGGCGCAAAGGCGTGCGACCGGACGGCTTTTTTATTCTGGTTGATCACTTGCGTCAAATTGACAATTCACCGGCAAAGGCACGATTCTTACTGGAGCTTGATAACAGCACCCATCCGCTCAATCGCTTCGGTCGGGATAAGGCGTTGTCAGGCTTGGCTTACATCCGAAGCAGTGCGTACAAGAAACGCTTCGGTTTCAATTCCGGCCGCTGGCTGGTGGTTTGCAAGAGTGGCGTCCGCATGCGCAATCTCAAAGCGCAAACGGAAAAAGTCTTGGGCAGACAAGCCAGCAATTTCCTGTTTACGACTTTCAACAAGGTCACATCCGCGACTGTGCTCAACGCACCTATTTGGTGGCGGGGCGGATCGAGTGACCTGATCGCGCTAGTCGGCAACATTGGAGTCAACCGTTGA
- a CDS encoding vitamin K epoxide reductase family protein, with the protein MLRTVLIGLAILGLLDAAYLTYIKVLEDGVCAISGGCAIVNTSPYASLAGIPIAAIGAVAYLAMLAVLWLEERNDFFAVNGSMIVFGMALIGVLYSAYLTYLELYVIHAICPFCVVSAVILVAMLVVSILRLRNDLHTA; encoded by the coding sequence TTGCTTAGAACAGTTTTGATCGGTTTGGCGATCTTGGGCTTGCTGGATGCAGCCTATCTCACCTATATCAAAGTGCTGGAGGATGGTGTATGCGCCATTAGCGGGGGCTGTGCCATCGTCAACACCAGCCCGTATGCCTCGCTGGCCGGTATCCCCATCGCCGCCATCGGCGCGGTGGCGTACCTGGCCATGCTGGCCGTCTTGTGGCTCGAAGAGCGCAATGATTTCTTCGCCGTCAACGGCAGCATGATTGTCTTCGGCATGGCGCTGATCGGTGTGCTGTACTCAGCCTATCTCACCTACCTGGAGCTCTACGTGATCCATGCCATCTGCCCCTTCTGTGTGGTCTCCGCGGTGATCCTGGTGGCCATGCTGGTTGTCTCGATCCTGCGCTTGCGCAACGATCTACACACTGCCTAG
- a CDS encoding site-specific integrase, with protein MAKRRYKEGTIFQKPNGKWRAQIVLNGGRLSKTASTRTEAQEWLRATRNQIDSGLTLRGAKTTYGEFLAEWLVTAKQRLTVGTHYSYSQLAAKYILPALGKIKLRDLNPSSIQRFYNQKVAEGVGLRTVQKAHTVIHASLNGALKMGLIGRNPDDATQPPKPGHKEMRFLNQGEVKVLLETAKRTGDRNYALYFTAIVTGMRQGELLGLKWDNVDLDKGLLNVKFSLTRLPGGSLTIQKPKTKSSERSVKLGKESITVLEEHRAQQRREREQLNGYWQETGHVFASTVGTAIDPTNLNRQFSHLLKEAGLGKVRFHDLRHTAASLMLNNGVDVLVASRRLGHAKPSITLDVYGHLIPSVQAEAADVMDRLVVS; from the coding sequence ATGGCAAAACGACGTTACAAAGAGGGGACGATTTTTCAGAAACCAAACGGTAAGTGGCGCGCCCAAATCGTGCTCAACGGCGGCCGGCTTAGTAAAACTGCCAGCACCCGCACCGAAGCTCAGGAATGGCTAAGGGCAACCCGGAACCAAATCGATTCAGGTTTGACCCTGCGGGGAGCCAAAACCACCTACGGAGAGTTTCTGGCCGAGTGGTTGGTTACGGCCAAGCAACGCCTGACAGTTGGCACCCACTACAGCTACTCACAACTTGCCGCAAAGTACATTCTTCCGGCGTTGGGAAAAATCAAACTGCGTGATCTAAATCCAAGCTCCATTCAGCGCTTCTACAACCAAAAAGTAGCTGAAGGGGTTGGCTTGCGTACTGTGCAGAAAGCGCACACAGTCATCCACGCTTCGCTCAATGGCGCCCTCAAAATGGGACTGATTGGCCGCAATCCGGATGATGCCACCCAACCACCAAAGCCAGGTCACAAAGAGATGCGCTTTCTTAATCAAGGCGAGGTGAAAGTCTTGCTGGAAACAGCCAAACGAACGGGCGACCGCAACTATGCTCTGTACTTTACTGCCATCGTCACCGGCATGCGCCAGGGCGAACTGCTGGGCTTGAAGTGGGACAATGTTGACTTGGACAAGGGGTTACTCAATGTCAAATTCAGCCTCACCCGCCTGCCAGGTGGCAGCCTCACAATACAGAAACCCAAGACCAAGTCATCGGAGCGATCCGTAAAACTTGGCAAAGAATCGATCACCGTTTTGGAGGAACACAGAGCACAACAGCGACGAGAAAGGGAACAGTTGAATGGCTACTGGCAAGAAACTGGCCATGTGTTTGCTTCAACCGTTGGCACAGCCATCGACCCGACTAACCTTAATCGCCAGTTCTCTCACTTGCTCAAGGAAGCTGGTCTGGGCAAAGTCCGCTTCCATGATCTCAGACACACCGCCGCTTCGCTCATGCTCAACAATGGAGTGGATGTCTTAGTTGCTTCACGCCGACTTGGGCATGCCAAACCCAGCATCACTTTGGATGTGTATGGCCATCTCATCCCGTCCGTTCAAGCAGAAGCGGCAGACGTGATGGATCGCTTAGTAGTGAGCTAA
- a CDS encoding DUF87 domain-containing protein, producing MSKAAEWLMGERETAFGFTDRATHTYVVGQSGTGKSRALESWVMQDILNGRGVGVIDPHGDLFNNLLTRIAIRHQLHDRVVIFDPLDPDWIVGLNPLEPVQGFSQERIALYLTDVVIKVWKLKPENAPRMIWLLTNSFLALANLGLTLLDLQRFLVDSDYREELTAKLTNQAVRHYFEREYPTTTKSSQQWATPILNKLGNLLFDPDVRRIFQKKSTVNFRQVIDEQKILLVNVPKGILGESLSSLLAAFVVAHLQKAALSRASSPTRPPFYLYLDEFQNYTTDNIADILSESRKYALSLILAHQYLQQLPDELRSAVLNTAGTIVSFRVGYKDAMELAKEIFPRPDFFQATGFRPNLRAPWFLPVSFPGENKPKGWERPARELASLENRQFWSRKRGNHQPVKQQSYFMPDPKLTPELQNQIQTLRNISGQRYAIPKSKLQSHEQSLEPDPPLWTT from the coding sequence ATGAGCAAGGCGGCCGAGTGGCTGATGGGTGAGAGAGAAACCGCCTTCGGCTTCACAGACCGTGCAACCCACACCTATGTGGTCGGGCAATCTGGCACCGGCAAATCGCGGGCGCTTGAGTCTTGGGTTATGCAAGACATCCTCAATGGAAGGGGAGTGGGTGTTATCGACCCGCATGGAGATCTCTTCAACAATCTACTGACTCGCATTGCCATAAGACACCAGCTTCATGATCGCGTGGTGATCTTCGATCCGCTTGACCCGGATTGGATCGTCGGTCTCAACCCGCTTGAACCAGTCCAGGGCTTCTCCCAAGAGCGGATTGCGTTGTATCTTACCGACGTTGTGATCAAGGTTTGGAAATTAAAGCCGGAGAACGCACCGCGCATGATTTGGCTTTTGACCAACAGCTTTCTGGCACTTGCCAACCTCGGGCTGACCTTACTGGATTTGCAGCGCTTCCTGGTCGATAGCGACTACCGTGAAGAACTCACTGCGAAGCTTACCAACCAAGCTGTGCGCCATTATTTTGAGCGTGAATACCCCACGACCACCAAGTCTTCCCAGCAGTGGGCGACACCGATCCTAAACAAGCTAGGGAACCTGCTATTCGATCCGGACGTGCGAAGGATTTTCCAAAAGAAAAGCACAGTCAATTTTCGCCAAGTGATTGACGAGCAAAAAATCCTGTTGGTCAATGTGCCAAAGGGCATCCTGGGTGAAAGCCTCAGTTCGCTTTTGGCGGCGTTCGTAGTTGCGCACTTGCAAAAAGCAGCGCTATCCCGCGCCAGTTCACCTACCCGTCCACCCTTCTATCTGTACTTAGATGAGTTTCAAAACTACACCACCGACAATATTGCTGACATCCTGTCTGAAAGCCGGAAATACGCGCTTTCATTGATCCTGGCGCACCAATATTTGCAGCAACTCCCCGATGAGCTTCGCAGTGCAGTCCTCAATACCGCTGGCACGATTGTCAGCTTCAGGGTGGGCTACAAAGACGCTATGGAGCTAGCCAAGGAAATTTTCCCCCGCCCAGATTTCTTTCAAGCCACAGGCTTTCGGCCAAACCTGCGCGCCCCGTGGTTTTTGCCGGTGAGCTTTCCTGGCGAAAACAAACCCAAGGGTTGGGAGAGACCGGCGCGGGAGCTAGCAAGCCTCGAAAACCGCCAATTCTGGTCTCGCAAAAGAGGCAATCACCAACCCGTGAAACAACAAAGCTACTTCATGCCGGATCCAAAGCTCACGCCCGAACTGCAAAACCAGATTCAAACTTTGCGCAACATTAGTGGTCAGCGTTACGCCATCCCCAAATCAAAGTTGCAATCACATGAGCAATCTCTTGAACCAGACCCTCCACTTTGGACGACCTGA
- a CDS encoding molybdopterin molybdotransferase MoeA, with amino-acid sequence MISVEEALERLLASLPVTDAERVPLAEANGRVLAEPLAAPFDSPRFDNSSMDGFAVRSADVHGASRQKPKSLLVAGDIPAGKSSSTTLQPGHTMRIMTGAALPAGADAVVPVEDSDAAAQAGAALPAVVQIFASGGPGAYVRPAAQDFASGDALLAAGTRLRPQELALCAMLGQAELAVHRKPRVAIFSSGDELLPPGEKLQPGKIYETNSYTLRGLVESAGGEALLLGTAKDSLADVKAHLEGAYQAGVDLILTSAGVSVGSYDFVRAAVESEGQIDAWQVNMRPGKPFTFGRYRQLPFVGLAGNPASSFVGFEVFLRPALHKLGGVIGWQRRVVRARLMDAVESDGRQSYLRVRIQPQAREWQVYLTGHQGSGNLYSLVQAEALMLVPAGVKKIRAKSWVDVWPL; translated from the coding sequence TTGATCTCCGTTGAGGAAGCCTTAGAACGGTTACTGGCCAGTTTGCCGGTCACCGATGCCGAGCGCGTGCCGCTGGCCGAGGCCAACGGCCGCGTGCTGGCCGAGCCGTTGGCGGCGCCGTTTGATTCACCGCGCTTTGATAACTCCAGCATGGATGGCTTCGCCGTGCGCTCGGCCGATGTGCACGGCGCCAGCCGCCAGAAGCCCAAGAGCCTGCTAGTGGCCGGGGATATTCCGGCGGGCAAATCCTCCAGCACCACTTTGCAGCCTGGCCACACCATGCGCATCATGACCGGGGCAGCCTTGCCGGCCGGCGCCGATGCGGTCGTGCCGGTAGAGGATAGCGATGCCGCCGCCCAGGCCGGCGCGGCCCTGCCCGCGGTGGTGCAGATCTTTGCCTCGGGCGGGCCCGGGGCGTATGTGCGCCCGGCGGCGCAAGACTTCGCCAGTGGCGATGCGCTGTTGGCGGCGGGCACGCGCCTACGCCCGCAGGAGTTGGCGCTGTGCGCCATGCTGGGCCAGGCCGAGCTGGCCGTGCACCGCAAACCGCGCGTCGCCATCTTCTCTTCAGGCGATGAGTTGTTGCCGCCCGGTGAGAAGCTGCAGCCCGGCAAGATCTACGAAACCAATTCCTACACGCTGCGCGGCCTGGTGGAGAGCGCCGGCGGCGAGGCGTTGCTGCTGGGCACCGCCAAAGACAGCCTGGCGGATGTGAAGGCCCATTTGGAAGGTGCTTACCAAGCCGGGGTGGACCTGATCCTCACCAGCGCCGGCGTCAGCGTGGGCAGCTATGATTTCGTGCGCGCCGCAGTGGAAAGCGAAGGGCAGATCGATGCCTGGCAGGTCAACATGCGCCCTGGCAAGCCCTTCACCTTTGGCCGCTACCGCCAGTTGCCCTTCGTGGGCTTGGCCGGTAACCCCGCCTCAAGCTTCGTGGGCTTCGAAGTCTTTTTGCGCCCGGCGTTGCACAAGTTGGGCGGCGTCATCGGCTGGCAGCGCCGTGTGGTGCGCGCCCGGCTGATGGACGCGGTCGAATCGGATGGCCGCCAGAGCTACCTGCGCGTGCGCATCCAGCCCCAGGCGCGCGAATGGCAGGTTTATTTGACAGGCCATCAGGGTTCAGGTAATCTTTACTCGCTCGTTCAGGCAGAAGCCTTGATGCTGGTGCCGGCGGGTGTTAAGAAGATTCGTGCAAAATCTTGGGTAGATGTTTGGCCACTGTAG
- a CDS encoding helix-turn-helix domain-containing protein, translating to MQLPTTCLLVPVTLLGRQETSIALSGRVTAPAHCEQGHCFIEVAVAERLVEAEQTTHLLRAREVAKILNVSQALAYRLMQMGEIPCVRIGTAVRVRPEDLEAYIHANLSTGI from the coding sequence GTGCAGTTGCCGACCACTTGCCTGTTGGTGCCTGTGACGTTATTGGGGCGGCAAGAAACCTCAATAGCATTATCGGGGCGTGTGACTGCCCCTGCCCACTGCGAGCAGGGGCATTGCTTCATCGAGGTTGCCGTGGCTGAACGATTAGTTGAAGCTGAACAAACAACCCACTTGCTTCGCGCTCGTGAGGTTGCCAAAATCCTCAACGTCAGCCAAGCCCTTGCCTATCGGCTGATGCAAATGGGCGAAATTCCTTGTGTGCGCATTGGTACCGCGGTGCGCGTGCGTCCGGAAGACTTAGAAGCTTACATCCACGCAAACCTGAGCACGGGTATCTGA